A genomic segment from Dietzia psychralcaliphila encodes:
- the metX gene encoding homoserine O-acetyltransferase MetX, whose product MIRPTDPLALLPPGDGTLGRVAIGDLTLVTGVVLPGVTLAVQRWGRLAEDLSNIVLVEHALTGDSHVVGSVDSLHPTPGWWNGLVGPGLPLDTDRYCVLSVNVLGGCRGSTGPSSLHPDGHYWGARFPAVSVRDMVEAERVLADLLGIGSWAAVIGGSMGGARTLEWMVTYPERVRAGCVLAVGARASADQIGVQTAQIMAVTSDPHWQQGGYHGTGRTPVAGLGIARRIAHLSYRGELELDERFANRPQPGEDPRGEDLSMSGRFAVQSYLDHQAGKLVSRFDACTYVLLTDALNRHDVGLDRGGVEQALRSCPVPCVIGGVTTDRLYPLRQQEELAELLPGADPLVVIDSPAGHDGFLTESDVVGPMLVRTMELAAQGSPDRTRGHA is encoded by the coding sequence ATGATCCGCCCCACCGATCCACTCGCGCTGTTGCCCCCGGGCGACGGCACCCTCGGCCGCGTCGCCATCGGCGACCTCACGCTGGTCACGGGTGTCGTACTCCCGGGGGTGACCCTCGCGGTGCAGCGGTGGGGACGGCTCGCGGAGGATCTGTCCAACATCGTCCTGGTCGAGCACGCCCTCACCGGCGACTCGCATGTCGTCGGCTCCGTCGACTCGCTGCACCCGACACCCGGATGGTGGAACGGACTCGTCGGACCCGGACTGCCGCTGGACACCGACCGCTACTGCGTCCTGTCCGTCAACGTGCTCGGAGGATGCCGCGGTTCGACGGGCCCCAGTTCACTCCATCCCGACGGCCACTACTGGGGCGCCCGCTTCCCCGCCGTGTCCGTCCGCGACATGGTCGAGGCCGAGCGGGTACTGGCCGACCTGCTGGGGATCGGGAGTTGGGCGGCGGTGATCGGCGGCTCCATGGGCGGGGCCAGGACGCTCGAATGGATGGTCACCTACCCGGAACGCGTCCGGGCGGGCTGTGTACTGGCGGTCGGGGCTCGCGCCTCCGCCGACCAGATCGGCGTCCAGACGGCGCAGATCATGGCCGTCACCTCCGACCCGCACTGGCAGCAGGGGGGGTACCACGGCACGGGTCGCACCCCCGTCGCCGGTCTGGGAATCGCCCGGCGCATCGCGCACCTGTCCTACCGGGGCGAGCTGGAACTGGACGAGCGCTTCGCCAACCGACCGCAGCCCGGGGAGGACCCACGGGGCGAAGACCTGTCGATGTCGGGGCGGTTCGCCGTGCAGTCCTACCTCGACCACCAGGCCGGCAAGCTGGTCTCACGCTTCGACGCCTGCACCTACGTCCTGCTCACCGACGCGCTCAACCGCCACGACGTCGGTCTGGACCGCGGCGGGGTCGAGCAGGCGCTGCGCTCGTGTCCCGTCCCGTGCGTGATCGGTGGTGTGACCACCGACCGCCTCTACCCCCTGCGTCAACAGGAGGAACTCGCCGAGCTCCTCCCCGGCGCCGATCCACTCGTGGTGATCGACAGCCCGGCCGGCCACGATGGATTCCTCACCGAGTCCGACGTGGTGGGCCCCATGCTCGTCAGGACCATGGAACTCGCCGCGCAGGGCTCCCCTGACCGAACACGAGGACACGCATGA
- a CDS encoding O-acetylhomoserine aminocarboxypropyltransferase/cysteine synthase family protein, which yields MTYDNSNPDWAFETRQIHAGQPVDSDTGARNLPIYQTTSYVFADAKQAADRFALAEMGPIYTRITNPTVAAAEDRIASLEGGVAGLLFASGQAAETAAIQAIAQSGGHVVASPRLYGGTDTLLRHTLPKYGIETTFVENPDDPASWQAAVRPNTKLFYGESISNPLNDILDIPAIAEVAHNNQVPLVIDNTVATPYLIRPLELGADVVVSSATKYLGGHGASLGGVLVDGGKFDWRVQRDGEDVFPSFTTPDPAYHGLVYADLGAPALALKARVTLLRDTGAAASPFNAWTLVQGIDTLSLRIERHVSNAQRVAEWLEAREDVAAVQYAGLTSSPYNGLQKKLSPKGAGAIVTFDLAVPQGASEEDVKAQSWKFIDALKLHSCLVNIGDVRSLVCHPATTTHSQGTPEANAIAGVTIATIRLSVGIEAVDDIIGDLELGFAALS from the coding sequence ATGACGTACGACAACAGCAATCCCGACTGGGCCTTCGAGACCCGTCAGATCCACGCGGGGCAGCCCGTCGACTCCGACACCGGAGCTCGCAATCTGCCGATCTACCAGACCACCTCCTACGTCTTCGCGGACGCCAAGCAGGCTGCGGACCGGTTCGCGCTCGCCGAGATGGGTCCGATCTACACCCGGATCACCAACCCGACGGTCGCCGCGGCGGAGGATCGCATCGCCTCGCTCGAGGGTGGCGTCGCCGGTCTGCTGTTCGCGTCCGGCCAGGCCGCCGAGACCGCCGCCATCCAGGCGATCGCCCAGTCGGGCGGCCACGTGGTGGCCTCCCCCCGCCTCTACGGCGGTACCGACACCCTGCTCCGGCACACGCTGCCCAAGTACGGCATCGAGACCACGTTCGTGGAGAACCCGGACGACCCCGCCTCCTGGCAGGCAGCGGTGCGACCGAACACGAAGCTGTTCTACGGCGAGTCCATCTCGAATCCGCTGAACGACATCCTGGACATCCCGGCCATCGCCGAGGTCGCGCACAACAACCAGGTTCCGCTCGTCATCGACAACACGGTGGCCACCCCGTACCTCATCCGCCCGCTGGAGCTGGGCGCGGACGTCGTGGTCTCCTCGGCCACCAAGTACCTCGGCGGCCACGGAGCCTCCCTCGGTGGCGTCCTGGTCGACGGCGGAAAGTTCGACTGGCGCGTGCAGCGCGACGGTGAGGATGTGTTCCCGTCCTTCACCACCCCTGACCCCGCGTACCACGGCCTCGTCTACGCCGATCTCGGAGCGCCCGCGCTGGCGCTCAAGGCCCGCGTGACGCTCCTTCGCGACACCGGTGCGGCCGCGTCCCCGTTCAACGCCTGGACACTGGTCCAGGGCATCGACACGCTGAGCCTGCGGATCGAGCGCCACGTGTCCAACGCGCAGCGGGTCGCCGAGTGGCTCGAGGCGCGCGAGGACGTGGCAGCCGTCCAGTACGCCGGCCTGACCTCCTCGCCCTACAACGGGCTGCAGAAGAAGTTGTCGCCCAAGGGTGCCGGCGCGATCGTCACGTTCGACCTCGCGGTGCCGCAGGGCGCCTCCGAGGAGGACGTCAAGGCGCAGTCCTGGAAGTTCATCGACGCGCTCAAGTTGCACTCGTGCCTGGTCAACATCGGTGACGTCCGCTCGCTGGTGTGCCACCCGGCCACCACCACCCACTCACAGGGCACCCCCGAGGCCAACGCGATCGCGGGGGTCACCATCGCGACCATCCGCCTGTCGGTGGGCATCGAGGCCGTCGATGACATCATCGGCGACCTCGAGCTCGGTTTCGCCGCGCTCTCCTGA
- a CDS encoding NADP-dependent isocitrate dehydrogenase produces the protein MSKIKVEGTVVELDGDEMTRIIWKFIKDELIHPYLDVDLEYYDLGIENRDASDDQVTVDSANAIKKHGVGVKCATITPDEARMEEFGLKRMYRSPNGTIRNILGGTIFRAPIIISNVPRLVPGWTKPIIVGRHAFGDQYRATDFKAPGAGKVTITFTPADGSEPIEHEIVEMPEDGGVVMGMYNFTKSIEDFARASFNYGLQHDYPVYLSTKNTILKAYDGAFKDIFQDVFDREFKAEFDAADLTYEHRLIDDMVASALKWEGGYVWACKNYDGDVQSDTVAQGFGSLGLMTSVLLTPDGKTCEAEAAHGTVTRHFRQHQQGKPTSTNPIASIFAWTRGLEHRGTLDNTPEVIEFAHQLEDVVITTVEGGQMTKDLALLVGEDQDYLTTEDFLAALDENLKRARA, from the coding sequence ATGTCGAAGATCAAGGTCGAGGGGACGGTCGTCGAACTCGACGGCGACGAGATGACCCGCATCATCTGGAAGTTCATCAAGGACGAGTTGATCCATCCCTACCTGGATGTGGATCTCGAGTACTACGACCTCGGCATCGAGAACCGTGACGCCTCGGACGACCAGGTCACCGTGGATTCCGCCAACGCCATCAAGAAGCACGGCGTGGGCGTCAAGTGCGCCACCATCACTCCCGACGAGGCTCGCATGGAGGAGTTCGGACTGAAGCGGATGTACCGCTCGCCGAACGGCACCATCCGCAACATTCTCGGCGGGACGATCTTCCGCGCACCGATCATCATCTCCAACGTCCCCCGCCTGGTGCCGGGCTGGACCAAGCCGATCATCGTGGGCCGCCACGCCTTCGGCGACCAGTACCGCGCCACCGACTTCAAGGCTCCCGGCGCCGGCAAGGTCACCATCACGTTCACGCCGGCCGACGGTTCCGAGCCGATCGAGCACGAGATCGTCGAGATGCCGGAAGACGGCGGCGTGGTCATGGGCATGTACAACTTCACCAAGTCGATCGAGGACTTCGCACGCGCCTCGTTCAACTACGGGCTGCAGCACGACTACCCGGTGTACCTGTCCACCAAGAACACCATTCTCAAGGCCTACGACGGCGCCTTCAAGGACATCTTCCAGGACGTCTTCGACCGCGAGTTCAAGGCCGAGTTCGATGCCGCCGACCTGACCTATGAGCACCGCCTCATCGACGACATGGTCGCCTCCGCGCTCAAGTGGGAGGGCGGGTATGTCTGGGCCTGTAAGAACTACGACGGCGACGTGCAGTCCGACACGGTGGCCCAGGGCTTCGGTTCGCTGGGCCTCATGACCTCCGTCCTGCTCACCCCGGACGGTAAGACCTGCGAGGCCGAGGCCGCCCACGGAACCGTCACGCGCCACTTCCGGCAGCATCAGCAGGGCAAACCCACCTCCACCAATCCGATCGCCTCGATCTTCGCCTGGACCCGTGGGCTCGAGCACCGGGGCACGTTGGACAACACCCCAGAGGTCATCGAGTTCGCGCACCAGCTCGAGGACGTCGTCATCACGACCGTCGAGGGTGGCCAGATGACGAAGGATCTGGCCCTCCTCGTCGGGGAGGACCAGGACTACCTCACCACGGAGGACTTCCTGGCGGCACTGGACGAGAACCTGAAGCGCGCTCGCGCCTGA
- a CDS encoding DUF3017 domain-containing protein: MTHPAPDRPRPTDARPRRTRPARLRWSQIRAQWPLALVLAGLAVALGFVMFERWRRGAFLLGLMALAAGVLRGVVPDERARLLGVRSKGFDVAFYVAIGAVVLWLATSIDSLGTG; this comes from the coding sequence ATGACCCACCCCGCCCCCGACCGGCCCCGGCCGACCGACGCCCGGCCGCGACGCACCAGGCCCGCACGGCTGCGGTGGTCGCAGATCCGGGCCCAGTGGCCGCTCGCGCTGGTGCTCGCCGGGTTGGCGGTGGCGCTGGGGTTCGTGATGTTCGAGCGGTGGCGCCGCGGGGCGTTCCTGCTGGGGCTCATGGCCCTGGCCGCCGGGGTCCTGCGGGGCGTGGTTCCGGACGAGCGCGCACGGCTCCTCGGCGTGCGGAGCAAGGGCTTCGACGTGGCCTTCTACGTGGCGATCGGCGCGGTCGTCCTGTGGCTCGCGACGTCCATCGACTCCCTCGGGACGGGCTGA